Proteins from one Halovivax limisalsi genomic window:
- a CDS encoding 30S ribosomal protein S15 has protein sequence MARMHTRRRGSSGSDKPTADDPPEWSDVDEDAIEERVVELADQGYDPSQIGMKLRDEGVTGTPVPDVSLATGKSITEILAENDAEPDFPEDLYNLMERAVRLREHIRENPQDHQNKRALQNTESKVRRLADYYRGDEIDADFTYSYDVAVELIED, from the coding sequence ATGGCACGCATGCACACCCGCCGTCGCGGCTCGTCCGGATCGGACAAGCCGACGGCAGACGACCCACCGGAGTGGAGTGACGTGGACGAAGACGCGATCGAAGAGCGCGTCGTCGAGCTGGCCGACCAGGGCTACGATCCCAGCCAGATCGGCATGAAGTTGCGCGACGAGGGCGTCACCGGGACGCCGGTCCCCGACGTCTCGCTCGCGACGGGCAAGTCCATCACGGAGATCCTGGCTGAGAACGACGCGGAACCCGACTTCCCGGAGGATCTGTACAATCTGATGGAGCGCGCGGTCCGCCTGCGCGAGCACATCCGGGAGAACCCGCAGGACCACCAGAACAAGCGCGCGCTGCAGAACACGGAGTCGAAGGTCCGTCGCCTCGCCGACTACTACCGCGGCGACGAGATCGACGCCGACTTCACCTACAGCTACGACGTCGCCGTCGAACTCATCGAAGACTAG